A stretch of DNA from Triticum dicoccoides isolate Atlit2015 ecotype Zavitan chromosome 2A, WEW_v2.0, whole genome shotgun sequence:
NNNNNNNNNNNNNNNNNNNNNNNNNNNNNNNNNNNNNNNNNNNNNNNNNNNNNNNNNNNNNNNNNNNNNNNNNNNNNNNNNNNNNNNNNNNNNNNNNNNNNNNNNNNNNNNNNNNNNNNNNNNNNNNNNNNNNNNNNNNNNNNNNNNNNNNNNNNNNNNNNNNNNNNNNNNNNNNNNNNNNNNNNNNNNNNNNNNNNNNNNNNNNNNNNNNNNNNNNNNNNNNNNNNNNNNNNNNNNNNNNNNNNNNNNNNNNNNNNNNNNNNNNNNNNNNNNNACATAGCTCTGCCACTGCTCGCGAGGCCTATACATGGTTGGATGCAAACACCAAAACACTTTGAATACTACGCATTGGCTATGAAGGGCCGGTCGATTCACAACCATGCAATATGCTCATACCTGGATGGAGAGCAACCATCGCGTCCATCAATTTGATCCAGAAGAGAAAAAACCGACTAACCCCAATTGGTGCAAGTTAATTATGAGAGAAAATCGACTTGCCCAAATTATGTTTTCACACAACTTGTTCCAAGCCAGTCTCGGATAAAAAAAAGTGCAAGAGTGACGGATGCAGCTATTCTGAACCCGGGGTCAGATGAGTCaggggtgaacagtaaaatcgttTTAAATAGAAAATGCTCAGATGAGCCCGGATATGAGCAGTAAAATCATTTTAAATAGTAGAAAACAtaaaaaatcaaaatcaaaattaCTTGTGGTGCAAGCTGCTCAAGGGTGTGGTGCTTGTGTGAAATTTGGGGAAGTTTGGACATTGAAGGAGCTCGTGGGAAAAAAGACAATTTTCAGATGTCTGAGAAACTTTTGAAAACAACACTATTTGCATCTGAATTTGTCTCTTTTGCCGCGAGCTCTTCGAATGTCCAAACACCCTTAAATTTTGCATGGACACCACGCGTTGGAGCATCTTAGGCAATCCATTTTCTAGCCACAATTTACTCTTCCCGTACATCCAACCATTGGTTTTGTTATGAGATCCTCTGTTATACCATTAGAAAAAATAATTATGAGACGTTCTTTCAGCTCAACCCCCACACGAGCTactcatctagggtttccccctctCCTGCCAGCGCCGCCACCGATCTGTCTTGTCTCCTACGGCCCTACAATAGAGGTGCGGTGGATCCCAACCCTTGCCGATGGGGGGGCTTCTGGTTCATTTTTCCAGTGTTCTTTTGAGTTTGTTTAGGTCTTCTGTCAGGAAGACAAGACGACGACGATGACTCCCTGAAGTTAGAATAAGATTCTCCTGCCTAGCCCTTGTTCTAACAATGCATCTAGCACCATCGGATGGCGCGTGGAGGTTTGTCTCCGTCGAATTTCACGGAATTCGGTCGACATTTGTTTTCGATGGATCCAATTGGATTCGGTCTTCATTCGTCTGTGTTCATATCTCCTCAGGTTGGATTCTTTTGATCTATGTGTTTCTTTATTGGTGACAGTTGTTGTTTTGGTGCATTGGTCTTATTGGGCCTTAGCACGACAACTTTccaactgtctactacaataaggtttgcccggctccggtggAAGAGGGGCAATGACGGTGGCAATGCCgccggctcgctccagtgcttgtagtcgtctctaggtggtctacggatctggctgTAATTTTTACTTTTGATGTTCTTTGTATTATTTTGACAGatgatgaatagatcggaagttcTTGTGGCAAAAAAATCCAGTGTTATAGCCCAAAGTAAATCATGCAGGGTTCATGTTCTTTACCCCTTTGTCCCAACTGCCCAAACAAGACCTCGACAGTTAAGGAACTCTCTGAACCTACCCAAAGACATCCCTGCAATCGTCTCTGCAGCAGACCATGATGCAGATCAAATGCAACAAACCGAAACACCTCGCCTTGATCTCCCGGCTCCCGCCAGCTCCGCGCCGGGTGAGACCAGATCCGGCACCTCCATCACGCGCTCTCTCTTCTCCTCCAGTTTTCTCCCCGTTCAACCGCCTGAGATGGCTCCCCACGCTCCGACGAAGACAGCGGCCGCCTCGGCCTCTCTGGCACCTCCTGCCGCCGTCGGCCACGCTCCGACGACGGAGGCCGCCCCGGCCTCGCTGGATCCTCCAGCCGCTGGGATGCCTCGTGCTGCCGGCGCCGTCCCCGCCCCCGCCCGTCTGCCACAGCCATCTTCGCACGGCCTGGCCGCGTCCTCCCTCGCCTCCCGCAAGGCCGACCTGACCGTGCGAGGACGGGTGGGCTCGCCCCTGCTGCCGTCCACGCGGAGGTCACCAACGCCTACCACGCCACCCGCTGTTGCGGTTGGAGGCGACGGTCACGTCTCCGACATGCGGGCTAGGAGGCTGTCGGCTGTTTCAAGCTCTTCTGACAGTTTGGGCATGGTGCGGCCTTCGTGGAGCTCCCTCGACGAGGATGCTGATGACCACGACGAAGATGGCGTTGAGCTTGCCCCGCAGAAGCCACAGGCTCCCAAGTGCTCTAGCGAGGTGAGCGCGCTGCCGAACCGGGCTGCTTCGACTACTCCAGCCTCGTCCGCTGCTGCTCTGGCTGCCGTTGCCCTCGCCTCCCGGAAGGCCGACCCGACCATTGGTGGCTGTAGGACTTGCGCTCATCGCCTCCCATGGCCTGTGGCAGTGACCAATCAGGCATCCCTGCCCGCCATTCCTGACGAGATGACGCCAGAGAAGTTGGAGTCTCCTCTGTTTGTTCCATCTTCAGTGTCTGCTTGCAAGGGCCTCTCTGCCGCCGCTGCCACTCTTGAAGACGAGGCGGGCTGGGAGCATGTTGGTCGGGGGCGCCGGTCCGACGGAGGCACTCCCCTCGAGCCGTTGCGGGAAGGGCTCGAGCGTGGCCTCGCCTTCAAGCGTTGGGCTCGAGGAAGATGCTATCGTTGCCTTGTGCGTGGCCACCAAGTGAGTGCATGCCATGGACCATTCAGATGCATTCGTTGTCGTCGCCCTGGTCATAGGAGAGATTCTGTTGTGCTCGCTCTCCGGTTGCTCTAGATCGCTCTCCAGTTGCTCGAGATTGCTCTCCAGTCGCTCGCGTTGGCTCTTCGGTCACTCGCGCTCCATGCCAGCCGAGCCGCTCCCCGTCCGTCCAGGCTTGTACTTCGCTGACTAGGAGTTGGGCAGAGGTCGTGGGCCGTTCGTCGTTGCGTGTGTCGGTGCCGCCAAGGTCCCAATATGGGTGTTGTAAGGATTCCAATGTTAGTGTCTTTTTGGACTCTACTTTTGAATCCCAGCTTGCCTTGCTTCGTACGGAGCTCCTTCAAAAGATTGAGTTGTTTCGCACTGAGCTTCACGACGCACTTGCCAAACTTGAGGTTGTGTCGGTTGTGCCTTTGTTGCCTGAGCTCCCGATTGGTTCCATTGAGGAGGCTGAATGCCTCTTCGGAGATTTTTCTCCTCGTGCTCTACATGTGACGCCGTCTTCCCCGGTGAGTGGGGTCACCTCCGAGGTTGTGGCTCCAGTTATGCAGATTATGCCTGAGTTGCAGGAGCTTTGTGGGGAATCATCTATGGTGTTACCGATGGAGCTGGGCTCATTGGAGTCCTTGGTGGTGGCCATGACACCCTCGCTACCTTAGTCGCCCGCCTTTGCGAACAATGGAGACTTGGTTGGTTCTATCACTGCCTCATCTATGGCCATTGGGCATGTGGCGTCTTTGAGTGGAGAGGTTGATGAGACATGTGTGTTGGCACCTAACTCTGAGCAAGTGGAGACGCCTGAGTCCATCGTGTCAGTGATACCTGTGACTGATGATGTTGAGGCGGTTGGTACATTGGCGCCCGATCCTTCTGAGCCCAACCAACAGCTCGCCCGTGTGGAGCGTGGAGGCTCCGATGTTGCGGGCACCCACTCGCACGTGATTGTTGGGCAGGTTTCTATGCGTGACAAGGTCAATGAGATTCTCTTTCAGATAGAGCTTCACAGCTTGCTCAAACGTTTGGAGAGGATGAGCCCTGGATCTGGCAAGGCGATTGTGGAGGAGGCTCTCACGAGCAAAGGAAAGAAGAGTGGCGTCATAGAAAAGGCGTCCGCAACTACTTGATGGATGGTTATCAGTCTATTGGGTTGTCCTTATGGCTTGACTTGTCTTCGTTGATTTGGGTGTGTCCGTGATCTTCGGCCGAGTTACTCTTGTTAAGGTGTCTTTGCGATGTATTGGTGGTCGTTAGGTGTTGGGTTTGGTTGTCAGGTTCGAAGCCCTGAGAGTAGTCTACGTGTGGTTGGCCTGtatcggttttcgcccggttttccattaattaactgggcaattctcttctgcttaattaatcgatgaggcaaatcttttgcctccgtttcgaaaaaaacacCTCTCGTGAAAGAACGGCACAGTTCCTTTCAACATCCCGTTTGACCTGTCCACCATTTTTCCTTCCTTCTTGAGACAGGAAAGGGCGGGCCGGGGCGGGTCAAACGCAGTGTTCACCGAACAAGAGAGGGAGATGTGTCTCGCACTCTGATGGGAACGAACAGTGACCCCGGATGCGGCTCGGATGGCCGAGCCCGGTTACGTCGCCGCTCCTGGCGATCATGCACAGTCCGCGCCAACGACGCAGGCAACAGCGCCAGTGATGGGCAGGACCGGTGGTTGATGAGAACACGTAAGCCAAGCCTGGCCGGGACGGGAGGAGGAAGGCAAGGCCAGGCCCGACGACACCGGAGGGTGGCCGCCATAAATGAGGGTGGCCGCTGCTGCTCTCGCACTAGTCGGTCCTCTGCCACACGGGCGCGGCCGGCTCGGATTTTGGCGCAGGCTGCGACGAGGGGTGCTCCAAAAAACACACTGGCAAGGGCAGGGCAGAGGTCCTGCGCTGGGACTGGGAGTGTGGGGGCGATCGAGCGTCGCAGAGGCAGACGCGGAGTGCTCATAAATGCGTCTGCGGTGGAGTGGCCAGGACGGCGAGCATTTGGCCGGCGTGAATCGTGATTGAACGGGGCGACGGGCAGGGACGGGATCGGTGGAGGCTTTTGTTTTGGGCTACGAGCCCCGTGATGAGACCCTCCGCGTCTCGTCTCCGTTTTGTCCCGTCGGCATCGGCGGGGCTGGCTCCGTCGTCGTCGGTCGCCGTGCACCGGCTTCGTGACCCGCGAGATCGGCGATGCAGCCCGTCCCGTCCTCGGCGGATGTCACGCGTGGGGTAGTAAATGAACAGGAAGCTCTTGTCTTTTCACCGCAGCTGGAGCCTGGAGGAGCTTGCTCGGGGAACGCTCCACTCGCCGTTTTGTATGGGTTGGGGGCGGAAAGACTGGCGCCGTTTGGGTGCATGGAATTCAGGTTAAGATTGAACCTCTTTCTTATTTTTTTACTActccttagagagagagagagagagagagagagagagagagagtaccagATCGCAGAGTGGTGTTTGCCAGTTAGCGAAACCGAGCACTTAAATAACGTGTTTAAGCCTAAGGTTGATGGCAGCATGGCCTCGGACGATAGAGCTACGACAACAGAAACACGAACGTGACTTGATCAAATCATGCATATCTCTCTAAGTACAAATGAAAAGAACTAATCAATCGATTAGTTTGCCGTCGCAGGCAGGCCTGCTAGGAACACGTTTTAGACTGCTTCCTCGTTGCTCACTTGGGAACTAGTGAAGAACAGTTCCTTCATACACACATGCTCCCCGACACAACAAATACAAATGCTCTTCGATCCTCCTTTTCTCCAATCGCTATATATAAGAGCCTCCTCCAACCCTTCGAGGCATcaccgtgcagcagcagcagcacaatcACTAGCACTTTCCCTAGAGATTAAGCACACCCGATTCAGTGAGAATCAGCGCTCGCTCGCGTTCAAATGGCGGCAAAGTTCTTCCTCCTTGCCCTTCTGGCTCTGTCGTTTTCCCGTGCCCGTGCCTCGGACCCGAGCCAGCTCCAGGATTTCTGTGTCGCTGACAGGACATCCCAAGGTATGTAACCACACATGCAACGCATGTGATACTTGTGTGGTGAAACGTTTGTGTTAATTATCGGTGCCAATGCATAGTTGTTAACTCTTTATAATCTTGTATATGTACGTGCAGTTTTTGTCAATGGATTTGCATGCAAGGACCCGAAGACTGCCGTGGTAGAAGACTTTCACTTCTCGGGCCTTCACATGGCCGGGAACGCGAGCAACAAGCAAGGCTCCGCTGTGACGGCGGTTAATGTGGCGCATATTGCTGGGCTCAACACTTTGGGCATCTCCTTGGCTCGGGTTGATTATGCTCAATATGGTCAAAACCCACCCCACATCCACCCCCGTGCATCCGAGATTTTGACGGTGGTGGAAGGCTCGCTCTATGTTGGTTTCGTCACGTCAAACCCCGACAATAAGTTATTCTCAAAAGTTCTTAACAAAGGGGATGTTTTTGTGTTTCCGCAAGGGCTAATTCACTTTCAATACAACTGTGGAACCAAAGAAGCTATAGCCATTGCAGCGCTGAGCAGCAAGAACCCTGGAGTGATCACCATAGCCAATGCGGTGTTTGCATCCAAGCCCTCCATCTCAGATGATATCGTTGCCAAAGCCTTTCAGGTGGACAAGAAGATTGTTGAGCATATCCAAGCTCAATTCTAGACACACATCCGGTGATATGTTTATTTGACTCATTTGTCGTTTGATTAAAGATCATGTTTGTGTGTTTCCTTATAATGTATTTCCATTGTATGATTTATGTTAATCAAGCTTTTGTGGAAGAAAAGCAATTATGTACTCAATTGTCTTAATGATTATCATTTTGCTACTCTCCACTATCTTAAAAATATTATAAAGGGGAGTTTGTGGCCATCCTCGCCACAATGGTGATACTTCCCCTCCTTGATTTTCTTGCCCTAAGCAACCTTGGTTATGTAACATACGTTGAGATTATTTATCCACCTTTTTCATGAGACAGACTTTTGGATTAATTGGTTGGAGTATGAATTGAATACTACATGCCCTGTCTCCTTTTATCAGGATTACACTAAGGCATGGGCAAAGATTATAGTAGATATTTTGTCAGAATTAAGGGAAAGCAGCGAACATCGAGAATTTGTTTGCTTGGATGGCAGACAAAACTTCATACATAATCAATCAGCCATCTCCCACTTGTCATATtttgatactccctctgtaaagaagtataagagtgtttagatcactactttaatgatctaaatgctcttataaaaGTTTACAAAGGGAGTAGATCACAAATGCATCCCGCAAGACATAGTAGCAACGAGTTATGGTACTCTTGCCCAAAAAGAATTGCTGAAATATGATCATTGGAGAAGCATTGGCACATATATATTTCCACAGAACATTGAAGGTTCAACTTAAATTGCCAGTACATCCGCCTCTGCTTGAGAGCAAGCGGCCAGAAAACATCGCATGGCACATTCTCATGTAGAGACTGAAGCAAAGAAAAATCTTGAACCGAACAAACACTCCTTGCACACCAATTCCAATCTAGCAGTTACAAATATGGCACATCAGAATGGATACAAATACAAAATAATCAAAATGTGTGGTCCATACACATACGTCGCGACAGCTTGGCCCAGGTGGAGTGATCCATCTGTGCACGCCAAGGTCACGCAACTCACAGAAATACCAGGGTCAAAATGTCCTGTAGAAAAAGCTAGCCAGCCAATACATTGTCAAAAGAAAAGGAGGTCTTTCAGTTTTAGAGAGAACAGTCTCAGAACAGGCACCTGGTTAGCAACATTAACTATTGTCAGAGTGACGGGAAGTTTTAGCTTAGCCATGATACATCCACACACATGGTCCGCTGGAAATTAGACGAGCTAGCTACACTTTCACCTGTCCCAGAGCGCCCCAAAACAACTTAAGATACACCATAAAGATCACGTAAATGAAACCTGCATCGTAAATAGAAGGCAATCAACTGGAGAACTCGATAAAGTAGAGCAAGCTGTTGCAAACACAAGGCTGAAGTTACGGTACAATCAGTGCCCGGAATCCCGTTGCAACATCAATCGAGATCAGTTGACAAAACAGAATGATAAAACATAAATTATCAGGTATGATAAAACAGAATGATAAATTATCAGGAGTATTCGCACCAATACTGTGGTAAATCAAAGTACAATGGTAAAACATTCTTAATAGGGTAATATTTTATAGTGTCCAAGTGCATGTTGAAACAGTACTCTTAATGCTCCCCCAATAAATTTTGGAAAATTGTGTAACTATGAAGAACGTGATCCTGTGTTTCAGTCCCTATATCTGCTATACGAAGTGGATCGTGATCGCAAAAATATCAACAGCCACAATCCTTATTTTGAAGAGAAAAATGATacttccctccgttcacaaatataatatgttttggatatttcaatatggactacatacagactgaaatgagtgaacaaacacaataagacgtgtctatatacatccaattCAGAAAAGAGttggaacatcttatatttatgaatggAGGGAGCAGTCCACATGAGGCAGAGAGATGCACTACATGCAATGatgcaaaagaaataaaaaataagcaAACGTACCTGATGAGCTGCTATTTACACAAGTTGTCTTATAACTTCCAGGGTGGGGCATACAAGATTAATCTGCCAGATAACTATTGGCAGTATATCGTCCGGTCTATCTGAGGAGGTATGGGTTTTATCTCAGTTCCAAGCTCCTGCTCAATCCGATACCTGTGCACAGCAAAAAAAGTCATGGCAGAAAAAAGGGGTGATAGGAAAAAGCTATAGCACTCCTGCAAATAATTGCATACAAGTTAAACCGATCCTCATAGGTGACCAGATTCACAGCCAGGCCAAGGTGGCCAAATCTCCCAGATCTACCAACCTGCAAGTGAAAAATACATTTTTCAATGCAATTTTAAACACAGAAACAAGTCGCCATCTTACCAATTTGCCATCGAAAATCACCATGGTAAAAAAATTGCTAATAGGATATAACATTACACTTCTGAACTCCTGATAGGCAAGATGTATTCATTTTCCGATTTCCATATATCTACTAAAATGAAAATGTCTTTCACATCATCTTAGTAGAGGATTATTCAGCTAACAACTATATGAATCATTAGAACTAGTCATAGCCTGAACACCAAAATATAAATGGCAATTCATTAAATTGCATACCCTGTGGAGATAGGTTTCAGCGGTCTTGGGGAAATCAAAATTGATGACAACATTAACAGCTTGGATATCTATTCCCCTTGTAAAAAGATCTGCAAAGGAAAAATACAAAAGGTTAGAAAAAGGAGACCAAATGACCCATCCAGCTTGATAAAAAAAGTCAAAACTAATAAATCATTAACCAGAATAATGATTAAATAATAATGAAAGAGCAGTGAAACTTCAAGTTTATTCTAAAAGCTAGTAGAATACTATTGATTTGTAAACCACATGCCAATTGTAAGGTCTACTGAATGTAATGTGAATTGACCAAGTCAGATACTAACTACATGTGCTGACTCTCCATGAGAAAAAACATTTCATAAACCTATTATTTCTTCACTGTAGAAACTGCATTGTATTTGGACCACAAGCAAGCAAGTTGTGGATAGCCTAAACTTCAATGCCAGTAAGGCAATAAATAAGGCCTACAGTTTGGAAAGGTATAGGgtactaaataaataaataaataaataaataaatagccacAGAATAATGTCCTTCGGCCAAAAAAGAAAGGCAGCACCTAAGAAGGTAAAAGGTATAGTTCCATGCCTGTACACACAAGGTTCCCGCAGGCACCATTACGGAAATCATGGAATACTCTATTACGATGATCCTGCAGCATTTTAGCATGGATGTAGAAGCAAGAGTAACCAAGCTCTGTGATCTTCTTCGCCAGTAGTTCAACACGATTTACAGAGTTACAGAATATTATAGACTGATTAATTTGCAGCTGTATCGAGATGGAAATTGGAGAAATTAGTTACAGATTGCGACCAGTCACAAAACGTGACTAAAATGTAGGAATCAACTAAAAGATTTCATGGGAAAAACCTTGGAAAAAAGAGTGTTCAGACAATGGACTTTCTGCCTTTCTTCAACAAAGGCGTAGAACTGGGTAATTCCCTTCAGTGTAAGTTCGTCCATAAGATTAATAACATAGGGTTTAGGCAGATATTTGTCCTTGAAAGCCTTGACAGTCACAGGGAATGTTGCAGAGAACATTAGAATCTGTCGACTCGATGGAAGGTATCGAATTAAGTGCTCCACGGAAGGTTGGAACTCGGGAGAAAGAAGCTTGTCTGCCTACAGGAAAAACCAATATTTCTTGTAAGAACACGTTCTTATTAAAGGATAAATCTACAGCTGCACCACCAATTTAAATTAACCTTCTGAAGTTGTTTATTTCACGAATCCATACACCATATATAATAGTACAAAATGAGATTAAATATACTCCCACTGATCATATTTTTTCCATTTTCTATCTATGTGAGCTTTCTAAGAGTGTTTACCCAGGGAACTATAGTCGGGAAGCCTTTGATTATACAACA
This window harbors:
- the LOC119359701 gene encoding putative germin-like protein 2-1 isoform X1 yields the protein MAAKFFLLALLALSFSRARASDPSQLQDFCVADRTSQVFVNGFACKDPKTAVVEDFHFSGLHMAGNASNKQGSAVTAVNVAHIAGLNTLGISLARVDYAQYGQNPPHIHPRASEILTVVEGSLYVGFVTSNPDNKLFSKVLNKGDVFVFPQGLIHFQYNCGTKEAIAIAALSSKNPGVITIANAVFASKPSISDDIVAKAFQVDKKIVEHIQAQF
- the LOC119359701 gene encoding putative germin-like protein 2-1 isoform X2, whose translation is MAAKFFLLALLALSFSRARASDPSQLQDFCVADRTSQVFVNGFACKDPKTAVVEDFHFSGLHMAGNASNKQGSAVTAVNVAHIAGLNTLGISLARVDYAQYGQNPPHIHPRASEGLIHFQYNCGTKEAIAIAALSSKNPGVITIANAVFASKPSISDDIVAKAFQVDKKIVEHIQAQF